From Actinoplanes oblitus, a single genomic window includes:
- a CDS encoding glycoside hydrolase family 130 protein yields the protein MAPDGRRVVIKLFVPGEDAHSTHNRTACMIERMLQLDEGDISALLDDVLGRFSGRHHDVLATFQHHYEVVQHRVPPEIDLSPQARTLIGAYFSHEFSVEAAALCNPSIVPHPDQHDLAPGELRAALSLRQIGEGHISSIGFCSVIIGPGAAIRLEDRDGPLAIGQRVGAKHMKHQLFAALGDEDIDNECSAYILGALPDRYDDQVFEDVLSHLPPEILARPTTPMTMDLIRRIVMDDYAVTFPATMPLHQRVLWPATPSESRGMEDARFVQVIDPDGRPAYQATYTAYDGYNIAGRVIYSRDLRHFEVTALHGPAARNKGMALFPRYVKGKKMALCRSDGETLGLAVRDDQHRWQPAGPLLVPHRGWDLIQVGNCGSPIETEAGWLVLTHGVGPMRRYAIGAMLLDLDDPSKVIADLPQGLIDPDETEREGYVPNVLYSCGGLVHDGRFWLPYASSDVRISFASMPLDRLLHRMVPVER from the coding sequence ATGGCGCCTGACGGCCGCCGCGTGGTGATCAAGTTGTTCGTGCCCGGCGAGGACGCGCACTCCACGCACAACCGCACGGCCTGCATGATCGAGCGGATGCTGCAGCTCGACGAGGGCGACATCAGCGCGCTGCTCGACGACGTGCTGGGCCGGTTCTCCGGGCGGCACCACGACGTCCTGGCGACGTTCCAGCACCACTACGAGGTGGTGCAGCACCGGGTGCCGCCCGAGATCGACCTGTCGCCGCAGGCCCGGACGCTGATCGGGGCGTACTTCAGCCACGAGTTCTCGGTCGAGGCCGCGGCGCTGTGCAACCCGTCCATCGTCCCGCACCCGGACCAGCACGACCTGGCGCCGGGCGAGCTGCGCGCGGCGCTGAGCCTGCGGCAGATCGGCGAGGGGCACATCTCGTCGATCGGGTTCTGCAGCGTGATCATCGGGCCGGGCGCGGCGATCCGCCTCGAGGACCGGGACGGCCCGCTCGCGATCGGCCAGCGGGTCGGCGCCAAACACATGAAGCACCAGCTGTTCGCGGCGCTCGGCGACGAGGACATCGACAACGAGTGCTCGGCGTACATCCTCGGCGCCCTCCCGGACCGCTACGACGACCAGGTGTTCGAGGACGTGCTGAGCCATCTGCCGCCGGAGATCCTGGCCCGGCCGACCACCCCGATGACGATGGACCTGATCCGGCGCATCGTGATGGACGACTACGCCGTCACCTTCCCGGCCACCATGCCGCTGCACCAGCGGGTGCTCTGGCCGGCCACCCCGAGCGAGAGCCGGGGCATGGAGGACGCCCGGTTCGTGCAGGTGATCGACCCGGACGGGCGGCCGGCGTACCAGGCGACCTACACCGCGTACGACGGGTACAACATCGCCGGCCGGGTGATCTACAGCCGGGACCTGCGGCACTTCGAGGTGACGGCGCTGCACGGGCCGGCCGCCCGGAACAAGGGCATGGCGCTGTTCCCGCGCTACGTCAAGGGCAAGAAGATGGCGCTCTGCCGCTCCGACGGCGAGACCCTCGGCCTGGCCGTCCGCGACGACCAGCACCGCTGGCAGCCGGCCGGCCCGCTGCTGGTGCCGCATCGCGGCTGGGACCTGATCCAGGTGGGCAACTGCGGCTCGCCGATCGAGACCGAGGCCGGGTGGCTGGTGCTCACCCACGGCGTCGGGCCGATGCGGCGGTACGCGATCGGCGCCATGCTGCTCGACCTGGACGACCCGTCCAAGGTGATCGCCGACCTGCCGCAGGGCCTGATCGACCCAGACGAGACCGAGCGGGAGGGGTACGTGCCGAACGTGCTCTACTCCTGCGGCGGGCTGGTGCACGACGGGCGGTTCTGGCTGCCGTACGCGTCGAGTGACGTCCGGATCAGCTTCGCCAGCATGCCCCTCGACCGTCTGCTGCACCGCATGGTCCCGGTCGAACGGTGA
- a CDS encoding alpha-glucosidase, with protein MTDSWWKKAVVYQIYPRSFADSDGDGMGDLRGVINHLDHLAELGVDVLWLSPIYPSPQDDNGYDISDYQDIEPMFGTLEVFDELLAGAHARGMKLIMDLVVNHSSDEHPWFQESRSSTDNPKRDWYWWRPARDGMEPGTPGAEPTNWGSVFGGPAWEFDEKTGEYYLHLFSRKQPDLNWENPEVRQAVHAMMRWWLDRGVDGFRMDVINMISKVLPLPDGRLSAGSAYADGSAGFIGGPRLHEFLQEMHREVFAGREGLLTVGEMPGVTVEEAILHTDPDRHEVDMVFQFDHVWVDRGPDPWLLQPLQLTKLKAILGRWQAGLAEAGWNSLYWNNHDQPRVVSRYGDDSPAYRAASAKMLGTVLHLHRGTPYVYQGEELGMTNYPFGGIEDFRDIEALGQYKQALELEGRTPEEVLTVLRARGRDNARTPMQWDDSPNAGFTTGTPWLPANPNYPEINAAAQRADPDSVFHYYRRLIELRHTEPAVAEGDFTMLLPHDERLYAFTRRLGATELLVIGNFTGEQVRAEIEDAAAWADAELLLTNLPGGSPGSLVLAPWQAVIYKRTV; from the coding sequence ATGACGGATTCGTGGTGGAAGAAGGCGGTCGTCTACCAGATCTACCCGCGGAGCTTCGCGGACTCGGACGGCGACGGGATGGGCGATCTGCGCGGCGTCATCAACCACCTCGACCACCTCGCCGAACTGGGCGTGGACGTGCTCTGGTTATCGCCGATCTATCCCTCGCCGCAGGACGACAACGGGTACGACATCAGCGACTACCAGGACATCGAGCCGATGTTCGGCACCCTGGAGGTCTTCGACGAGCTGCTCGCCGGGGCGCACGCCCGCGGCATGAAGCTGATCATGGACTTGGTGGTGAACCACAGTTCCGACGAGCACCCCTGGTTCCAGGAGAGCCGCTCGTCGACCGACAACCCGAAACGCGACTGGTACTGGTGGCGGCCGGCCCGCGACGGCATGGAACCGGGCACCCCGGGCGCCGAGCCGACCAACTGGGGCTCCGTCTTCGGCGGCCCGGCCTGGGAGTTCGACGAGAAGACCGGCGAGTACTACCTGCACCTGTTCTCCCGCAAGCAGCCCGACCTCAACTGGGAGAACCCGGAGGTCCGGCAGGCGGTCCACGCGATGATGCGCTGGTGGCTGGACCGGGGCGTGGACGGCTTCCGGATGGACGTGATCAACATGATCTCCAAGGTCCTGCCGCTGCCGGACGGCCGCCTCTCGGCCGGCTCCGCCTACGCCGACGGCTCCGCCGGTTTCATCGGCGGTCCCCGCCTGCACGAGTTCCTCCAGGAGATGCACCGGGAGGTGTTCGCCGGCCGGGAGGGGCTGTTGACCGTCGGCGAGATGCCCGGGGTCACCGTCGAGGAGGCGATCCTGCACACCGACCCGGACCGGCACGAGGTCGACATGGTCTTCCAGTTCGACCACGTCTGGGTGGACCGGGGCCCGGACCCGTGGCTGCTGCAGCCGCTCCAGCTCACCAAGCTCAAGGCGATCCTGGGCCGCTGGCAGGCCGGGCTCGCCGAGGCCGGGTGGAACAGCCTCTACTGGAACAACCACGACCAGCCCCGGGTCGTCTCCCGGTACGGCGACGACTCCCCGGCGTACCGGGCGGCCTCGGCCAAGATGCTCGGCACCGTGCTGCACCTGCACCGCGGCACGCCGTACGTGTATCAGGGCGAGGAACTCGGGATGACCAACTACCCGTTCGGCGGGATCGAGGACTTCCGCGACATCGAGGCGCTCGGGCAGTACAAGCAGGCGCTGGAGTTGGAGGGGCGGACCCCGGAGGAGGTGCTGACCGTGCTGCGGGCGCGCGGCCGGGACAACGCCCGTACCCCGATGCAGTGGGACGACTCGCCCAACGCCGGCTTCACCACCGGCACGCCGTGGCTTCCGGCGAACCCGAACTATCCGGAGATCAACGCGGCTGCCCAGCGCGCGGATCCGGACTCGGTGTTCCACTACTACCGCCGGCTGATCGAGCTGCGGCACACCGAGCCGGCGGTGGCCGAGGGCGACTTCACCATGCTGCTGCCGCACGACGAGCGGCTCTACGCCTTCACCCGCCGCCTCGGCGCGACCGAACTCCTGGTGATCGGCAATTTCACCGGCGAGCAGGTGCGCGCGGAGATCGAGGACGCGGCGGCGTGGGCGGATGCCGAGCTCCTGCTCACCAACCTGCCCGGGGGGTCGCCGGGGTCGCTGGTGCTAGCCCCTTGGCAGGCCGTCATCTACAAACGCACCGTCTAG
- a CDS encoding glycosyltransferase — MSLSLRLIPPPIRLTDVPEPRFDHVLRLSDDTGLLEHARTAIARREHGYCVDDVSRGLLVASREPRPSPELLRAAERYLAFLTHAQGPDGAFRNRMSYDRRWQDEPSLGDWWGRALWGLGTAAARSSARWIRAEARYAFHLGAHRRSPWPRAMAFAGLGAAELLRADPRDRAAATLLADAATVIGLPGSDPAWVWPERELTYANPALAEVVIAAGDLLGDEALLGDGLRMLSWLCDMQEHRGHLSTVPVGGWRPGVPRHRHDQQPIEAAATADACATAAAVTGDERWDAPLFQAIAWFLGDNDTGTVMWDSETCGCYDGLTADGPNLNQGAESTLALVSTLQHARTLAHRSATRPSGGLG, encoded by the coding sequence ATGAGCCTTTCGCTGCGGCTGATCCCGCCACCGATCCGGCTCACCGACGTCCCCGAACCCCGCTTCGACCACGTGCTCCGGCTCTCCGACGACACCGGGCTGCTGGAGCACGCCCGTACCGCCATCGCCCGGCGCGAGCACGGCTACTGCGTCGACGACGTCAGCCGCGGCCTGCTGGTCGCCAGCCGGGAGCCCCGGCCGTCACCCGAGCTGCTCCGGGCCGCCGAGCGCTACCTGGCCTTCCTCACCCACGCGCAGGGGCCGGACGGCGCGTTCCGTAACCGGATGAGCTACGACCGGCGCTGGCAGGACGAGCCGTCGCTGGGCGACTGGTGGGGCCGGGCGCTGTGGGGCCTGGGCACCGCCGCCGCCCGCAGCAGCGCCCGGTGGATCCGCGCGGAGGCCCGGTACGCCTTCCACCTGGGCGCCCACCGCCGCTCCCCGTGGCCCAGGGCGATGGCCTTCGCCGGTCTGGGCGCGGCCGAGCTGCTCCGGGCCGATCCGCGCGACCGGGCCGCCGCCACGCTGCTCGCCGACGCGGCGACCGTGATCGGCCTGCCCGGCTCCGACCCGGCCTGGGTGTGGCCGGAGCGGGAACTCACCTACGCCAACCCGGCGCTGGCCGAGGTGGTGATCGCGGCCGGTGACCTGCTCGGCGACGAGGCGCTGCTCGGCGACGGCCTGCGGATGCTGTCCTGGCTCTGCGACATGCAGGAGCACCGGGGGCACCTGTCCACGGTGCCGGTCGGCGGCTGGCGCCCGGGTGTCCCCCGGCACCGGCACGACCAGCAACCGATCGAGGCGGCGGCCACCGCCGACGCCTGCGCCACCGCGGCGGCGGTCACCGGCGACGAACGCTGGGACGCCCCGCTCTTTCAGGCCATCGCCTGGTTTCTGGGCGACAACGACACCGGAACGGTGATGTGGGACAGCGAGACTTGTGGTTGTTATGACGGATTGACGGCTGATGGTCCTAATCTGAACCAAGGAGCCGAATCCACTCTCGCGCTCGTCTCCACGCTGCAGCATGCCCGCACGCTGGCACACCGGAGCGCGACCCGACCGTCAGGCGGCCTAGGTTGA
- a CDS encoding glycosyltransferase family 4 protein, with product MKVALLGPIAWRTPPLHYGPWELITSLLAEGLTERGVDVTLFATLDSVTRATLDGVVPTGYEESDEIDGRVWEAIHVSHALGRSGEFDLVHNHLDWLPLAFSAHCRAPLLTTVHGFSGRNILPAYQRAKSLFVSISDSDRSPELDYLATVHHGVDLDGLPFHPDGGDDLILFGRIHPDKGTDLAIEIARRAGRRLVICGIVQDRRFFEEKVEPLIDGERVVYLGSVGPDERGTILGSGAALLHPIRFAEPFGLSVVESMACGTPVIAYRKGSMPEVVDEGVTGRLVDSVEAAVAAVDEIGTLDRGVCSARARERFSAARMVEDYLAIYRKILS from the coding sequence ATGAAGGTGGCACTGCTGGGGCCGATCGCCTGGCGCACTCCCCCGCTTCACTACGGCCCCTGGGAACTGATCACCAGCCTGCTCGCCGAGGGACTGACCGAGCGCGGCGTCGACGTCACCCTCTTCGCCACCCTGGACTCGGTCACCAGGGCCACCCTGGACGGCGTCGTGCCGACCGGGTACGAGGAGTCCGACGAGATCGACGGCCGGGTCTGGGAAGCCATCCACGTCAGCCACGCGCTCGGCCGCTCCGGCGAGTTCGACCTGGTGCACAACCACCTGGACTGGCTGCCGCTGGCCTTCTCGGCGCACTGCCGGGCGCCGCTGCTGACCACCGTGCACGGGTTCTCCGGGAGGAACATCCTCCCGGCGTACCAGCGGGCGAAGTCGCTGTTCGTGTCCATCTCCGACAGCGACCGCTCGCCCGAACTGGACTATCTGGCCACCGTGCACCACGGTGTCGACCTCGATGGCCTGCCGTTCCACCCGGACGGCGGGGACGATCTGATCCTGTTCGGCCGGATCCACCCGGACAAGGGAACCGATCTGGCCATCGAGATCGCCCGGCGGGCCGGCCGGCGGCTGGTGATCTGCGGGATCGTGCAGGACCGGCGATTCTTCGAGGAGAAGGTGGAGCCGCTGATCGACGGGGAACGGGTGGTCTACCTCGGCTCGGTCGGACCGGACGAGCGCGGCACCATTCTCGGGTCTGGTGCGGCGCTGCTGCATCCGATCCGGTTCGCCGAGCCGTTCGGGCTGTCGGTGGTGGAGTCGATGGCGTGCGGGACGCCGGTGATCGCGTACCGGAAAGGGTCCATGCCCGAAGTGGTCGACGAGGGCGTGACCGGCCGCCTGGTCGACTCGGTGGAGGCGGCGGTGGCCGCGGTCGATGAGATCGGGACCCTCGATCGGGGGGTTTGTTCCGCGCGGGCCCGGGAACGCTTCTCGGCCGCTCGGATGGTCGAGGACTATCTGGCGATTTATCGAAAAATCCTCAGCTGA
- a CDS encoding Gfo/Idh/MocA family protein, whose amino-acid sequence MIEQVRFGLVGYGSGGRIFHAPLIASAENIEFVGVVTTSEERRKQVAEELPGVATFDSIEAMAAAGVRAVTVSTPASTHADLALEAIRLGLAVVVDKPFTLDAPTSRELVRTAEAAGVPLTVYQNRRWDSDFLTLQKLIEKGSLGTIRRFESRMERWAPDRLPKAAGGGTLLDFGSHLVDQALQLHGPAQRVYAEMRGESELDDDFFLAMHHLSGVESHLWGSWRQAGPGPRFRVTGTAGTFISAELDCQEEMLKAGKNPAKLGDRWGIEHEHRWGHLWRGSTGAPVESCRGRWDTFYPAFAAAVLGTGPLPVDPWDTVRAMEVLDAARVSASTGRSVAL is encoded by the coding sequence ATGATCGAGCAGGTGCGGTTCGGGCTGGTGGGTTACGGCAGCGGCGGGCGGATCTTCCACGCCCCGCTGATCGCCTCCGCGGAGAACATCGAGTTCGTCGGTGTGGTCACCACCTCCGAGGAGCGCCGCAAGCAGGTCGCCGAGGAGCTGCCCGGCGTCGCCACCTTCGACTCGATCGAGGCGATGGCCGCCGCCGGCGTCCGGGCGGTGACCGTCTCGACCCCGGCGTCCACCCACGCCGACCTGGCCCTGGAGGCCATCCGGCTGGGCCTCGCCGTGGTCGTCGACAAGCCGTTCACGCTCGACGCGCCGACCTCCCGCGAGCTGGTCAGGACCGCCGAGGCGGCCGGCGTCCCGCTGACGGTCTATCAGAACCGGCGCTGGGACTCGGACTTCCTGACCCTCCAGAAACTCATCGAGAAGGGCTCGCTCGGCACCATCCGCCGCTTCGAGTCCCGGATGGAACGCTGGGCGCCCGACCGCCTGCCCAAGGCGGCCGGCGGCGGCACCCTGCTCGACTTCGGCTCGCACCTGGTCGACCAGGCGCTCCAGCTGCACGGCCCGGCCCAGCGCGTCTATGCCGAGATGCGCGGCGAGAGCGAGCTGGACGACGACTTCTTCCTGGCCATGCACCACCTCAGCGGCGTCGAGTCGCACCTGTGGGGCAGCTGGCGGCAGGCCGGCCCGGGCCCGCGCTTCCGGGTCACCGGCACGGCCGGCACGTTCATCTCCGCCGAGCTGGACTGCCAGGAGGAGATGCTCAAAGCCGGCAAGAACCCGGCCAAGCTGGGCGACCGCTGGGGCATCGAGCACGAGCACCGCTGGGGCCACCTGTGGCGCGGCTCCACCGGCGCCCCGGTGGAGAGCTGCCGCGGCCGCTGGGACACCTTCTATCCGGCCTTCGCCGCGGCGGTCCTCGGCACCGGCCCGCTCCCGGTCGACCCGTGGGACACCGTCCGCGCCATGGAGGTCCTCGACGCCGCCCGCGTCAGCGCCTCCACCGGCCGCTCCGTCGCCCTCTGA
- a CDS encoding peptidoglycan recognition protein family protein codes for MRRNRLVAAMVAATPAIALAIVGLAPAAAPPLLQTFALTGGLRLVADTGTQTAELPERHTKRFSLVGVTWDDPRAVAAGTIEVRTRPVGGRSWTPWQVLETDAPDESGGAAARGASDPLWVGPSNGVQARVIAAGGASALPVGMRVDLINPDADADAEAVAGENPAVMERASVETPDRPVPKLMTRAAWGANERIVKEAPSYTGPVRVFFVHHTATGNNYSCRSSTSVVRGIEAYQVKSKGWNDIGYNFLVDKCGTIFEGRRGGVTRNVLGAHTLGFNTNASAVAVIGDFRSAALSPAARLSVAQLAAYKLGAHGNAPAGRVLVTSGGGPKFPVGRRVTLNRISGHRDAGLTECPGDALYAQLPAIRRLAGGAPSGLHVAKVSRAWLWSGTYWTTGRLVPLWDLTTSTRMIARFDVYVDGERVLSRANWTRLGELRLGPGAHTVAIRAVHLSGRSSTVSIPVVADVTPPAFTALPQARLTAGTVGTSAPVQLAWTATDPAGLRGVQVTGTSEATLGGTVRSLLGTAPVGVASSWTVAATDHAGNRREATLTRTPQVLQESAATRTGTWRTSSDTSHLGGAAASAASGDASLTWSFSGSSAGLVVGRTTTSGRIKVYVDGDFQGYVDLRSTAPMYRRMVWTRSWPEGGEHTVRVVPEATSGRPKVIIDGLVRLG; via the coding sequence ATGCGCCGGAACCGCCTCGTCGCCGCCATGGTCGCGGCCACCCCCGCGATCGCCCTGGCGATCGTCGGTCTCGCCCCCGCCGCGGCGCCCCCGCTGCTGCAGACCTTCGCGCTGACCGGCGGCCTGCGCCTGGTCGCCGACACCGGCACCCAGACCGCCGAGCTTCCGGAACGCCACACCAAGCGGTTCAGCCTGGTCGGCGTCACCTGGGACGACCCCCGCGCGGTGGCGGCCGGGACCATCGAGGTGCGCACCCGCCCGGTCGGCGGCCGGAGCTGGACGCCGTGGCAGGTACTGGAGACGGACGCCCCGGACGAGTCCGGTGGCGCCGCGGCCCGTGGTGCGAGCGACCCGCTCTGGGTCGGGCCGTCGAACGGCGTGCAGGCCCGGGTGATCGCCGCCGGCGGCGCGTCGGCCCTGCCGGTCGGGATGCGCGTCGACCTGATAAATCCCGACGCCGACGCCGACGCCGAAGCGGTCGCCGGCGAGAACCCGGCCGTGATGGAGCGAGCCTCGGTGGAGACGCCGGACCGGCCGGTACCGAAGCTGATGACCAGGGCCGCCTGGGGTGCGAACGAGCGGATCGTCAAGGAGGCCCCCAGCTACACCGGCCCGGTCCGGGTGTTCTTCGTGCACCACACGGCGACCGGCAACAACTACAGCTGCAGGAGCTCGACCAGCGTGGTCCGCGGGATCGAGGCGTACCAGGTGAAGAGCAAGGGCTGGAACGACATCGGCTACAACTTCCTGGTCGACAAGTGCGGCACCATCTTCGAGGGGCGGCGCGGCGGGGTGACCCGCAACGTGCTCGGCGCGCACACCCTGGGCTTCAACACCAACGCCAGCGCGGTAGCGGTGATCGGGGACTTCCGGTCGGCGGCGCTCTCGCCGGCGGCCCGGCTGTCGGTGGCGCAGCTCGCCGCGTACAAGCTGGGCGCGCACGGCAACGCGCCGGCCGGCCGGGTGTTGGTCACCTCCGGCGGCGGGCCGAAGTTCCCGGTGGGCCGGCGGGTGACGCTGAACCGGATCTCCGGGCACCGCGACGCCGGGCTGACCGAGTGCCCGGGCGACGCGCTCTACGCCCAGCTGCCGGCGATCCGGCGGCTGGCCGGCGGGGCGCCGAGCGGCCTGCACGTCGCCAAGGTGTCCCGCGCCTGGCTCTGGTCGGGGACGTACTGGACCACCGGGCGGCTGGTCCCGCTCTGGGATCTGACCACCTCGACCCGGATGATCGCCCGGTTCGACGTGTACGTGGACGGCGAGCGGGTGCTGTCCCGGGCCAACTGGACCCGGCTGGGCGAGTTGCGGCTCGGCCCCGGCGCGCACACCGTCGCGATCCGGGCGGTGCACCTGTCCGGCCGGTCGTCGACCGTCTCGATCCCGGTGGTGGCCGACGTGACCCCGCCGGCCTTCACCGCGCTGCCGCAGGCCCGGCTGACCGCCGGGACGGTCGGGACCAGCGCGCCGGTGCAGCTGGCCTGGACGGCTACCGACCCGGCCGGGCTGCGCGGTGTGCAGGTCACCGGGACGAGCGAGGCGACGCTCGGCGGGACCGTCCGCAGTCTGCTCGGCACGGCCCCGGTGGGTGTGGCGAGCAGTTGGACGGTGGCCGCTACCGATCACGCGGGGAATCGGCGGGAGGCGACGCTCACGCGTACCCCGCAGGTGTTGCAGGAGAGCGCGGCGACGCGGACCGGGACCTGGCGGACCTCCTCGGACACCAGCCACCTGGGCGGTGCGGCGGCCTCGGCCGCTTCCGGCGACGCCTCGCTGACCTGGTCCTTCTCCGGGAGTTCGGCGGGTCTGGTGGTCGGCCGCACGACCACCTCGGGGCGGATCAAGGTCTATGTCGACGGCGATTTCCAGGGTTATGTCGACCTGCGGTCGACAGCTCCGATGTATCGGCGGATGGTGTGGACGCGGTCGTGGCCGGAGGGCGGCGAGCACACCGTGCGGGTGGTGCCGGAAGCCACCTCCGGGCGGCCGAAGGTGATTATCGACGGCTTGGTGCGTCTGGGCTGA
- a CDS encoding glycosyltransferase — MPATYGFLSTYPPTQCGLATFNAALATHLTAGTPGAAVGSGVVRLLSQDNAGGGIALDRAAPRVVHTWHTDRPGGWVAAAAALNRFDVAIIQHEYGIYPGDAGAEVLPLLRDLKIPAIVVLHTVLTRPDPLQRAALEQIADTAAAVVTMTDTARQRLTANYAVNPRKITVIPHGAGSHTGVPREAHDRPNLLTWGLLGPGKGIEWALRALALLGDLAPAPLYTVAGRTHPKVLEQQGDVYRSSLVALAAELGVTDAVNWVDAYLEPARLSKLIRSADAVVLPYDSTEQVTSGVLIEAVGAGVPVVATEFPHAVELLADGPGLLVPHQDPEAMALAIRHVLAEPGLPGRLAGLAGGPTLRWPAVAARYQSLAARLLADRAPLAAATISA, encoded by the coding sequence ATGCCCGCGACATACGGGTTTTTGAGCACGTATCCCCCCACTCAATGCGGTTTGGCGACATTCAATGCCGCACTCGCCACCCACCTGACCGCCGGCACGCCCGGCGCCGCCGTGGGATCCGGGGTGGTACGCCTGCTCAGCCAGGACAACGCCGGTGGGGGGATCGCGCTCGACCGGGCCGCGCCGCGGGTCGTGCACACCTGGCACACCGACCGGCCGGGCGGCTGGGTCGCCGCCGCCGCCGCGCTGAACCGATTCGACGTGGCGATCATCCAGCACGAGTACGGGATCTACCCGGGCGACGCCGGCGCCGAGGTGCTGCCGCTGCTGCGCGACCTCAAGATCCCGGCCATCGTGGTGCTGCACACCGTGCTCACTCGGCCGGACCCGCTGCAACGCGCGGCGCTGGAGCAGATCGCCGACACCGCCGCCGCCGTGGTGACCATGACCGACACCGCCCGGCAGCGGCTGACCGCGAACTACGCGGTGAACCCCCGCAAGATCACGGTGATTCCGCACGGCGCCGGCAGCCACACCGGGGTGCCCCGCGAGGCGCACGACCGGCCGAACCTGCTGACCTGGGGCCTGCTCGGCCCGGGCAAGGGCATCGAGTGGGCGCTGCGGGCCCTGGCCCTGCTCGGCGACCTCGCCCCGGCCCCGCTCTACACGGTGGCCGGGCGCACCCACCCGAAGGTGCTGGAGCAGCAGGGCGACGTCTACCGCTCCTCGCTGGTCGCGCTGGCCGCCGAGCTGGGCGTGACCGACGCGGTGAACTGGGTGGACGCGTACCTGGAGCCGGCCCGGCTGTCCAAGCTGATCCGGTCCGCGGACGCGGTGGTGCTGCCCTACGACTCGACCGAGCAGGTCACCTCCGGGGTGCTGATCGAGGCGGTCGGCGCCGGGGTACCGGTGGTGGCCACCGAGTTCCCGCACGCCGTGGAACTGCTCGCCGACGGGCCCGGACTGCTGGTGCCGCACCAGGACCCGGAGGCGATGGCGCTGGCCATCCGGCACGTGCTCGCCGAACCGGGGCTGCCGGGCCGGCTGGCCGGGCTGGCCGGCGGGCCGACGCTGCGCTGGCCGGCGGTGGCCGCCCGCTACCAGTCCCTGGCCGCCCGCCTGCTGGCCGACCGGGCGCCGCTGGCCGCGGCGACGATCTCGGCATGA
- a CDS encoding methyltransferase domain-containing protein yields the protein MEPAQKERTPFSDIDGLTAPMSEMVLAALTEMGRHPEIRRVRRAGVDALRPALGTRLLDAGSGSGEVARRLAGEVGPRGEVIALDCSAAITAAAVSRHDDSNVRYVLGDVCDLDLPDDCVDGVWCERVLQHVDDADRAIGELRRVTRPGGRLCLIDTDWDSLAFDGMPPRLWNTVWRYVRGHFTPPQRDMGRTLRRRLVAAGLSSLTATPVTCLFGSPESAAVVLPMVNPRVPADTWQTPPGLREEWLACVEAAGARGDFLAVLTIWVVAGTV from the coding sequence ATGGAGCCCGCGCAGAAGGAACGTACGCCGTTTTCCGACATCGACGGACTGACCGCCCCGATGTCGGAGATGGTGCTCGCCGCGCTGACCGAGATGGGCCGGCACCCGGAGATCCGGCGGGTCCGCCGGGCCGGGGTCGACGCGCTCCGGCCGGCGCTCGGGACGCGGCTGCTGGACGCGGGATCCGGGAGCGGGGAGGTGGCCCGCAGGCTGGCCGGCGAGGTCGGGCCGCGCGGTGAGGTGATCGCGCTGGACTGTTCGGCGGCGATCACCGCGGCCGCGGTGAGCCGGCACGACGACAGCAACGTGCGCTACGTCCTCGGTGACGTCTGCGACCTGGACCTGCCCGACGACTGCGTGGACGGGGTGTGGTGCGAGCGGGTGCTGCAGCACGTGGACGACGCGGACCGGGCGATCGGCGAGCTGCGCCGGGTGACCCGGCCGGGCGGGCGGCTCTGCCTGATCGACACCGACTGGGACTCGCTGGCCTTCGACGGGATGCCGCCGCGGCTGTGGAACACCGTGTGGCGCTATGTGCGCGGGCACTTCACCCCGCCGCAGCGGGACATGGGGCGCACGCTGCGCCGCCGCCTGGTCGCGGCCGGGCTGTCGAGCCTGACCGCGACCCCGGTGACCTGCCTGTTCGGCAGTCCCGAGTCGGCGGCGGTGGTGCTGCCGATGGTCAACCCGCGGGTGCCGGCGGACACCTGGCAGACCCCGCCCGGACTCCGGGAGGAGTGGCTGGCCTGTGTCGAGGCGGCCGGCGCCCGCGGTGACTTCCTCGCCGTCCTGACCATCTGGGTGGTGGCCGGGACGGTGTGA